A region of the Pirellulales bacterium genome:
AAGCTGTATCGCCAGGCTGTGCTCGTGTATATGGCCAACCTGGCCATTTCATCGATCGCGATCGTAGTGTTTATGGGCATCCTGGGAACGCAACGAACTCCGCTGGCGATCGGTCGGCTGGCGATTGGCTTCATTTGTGGTCGATACGCCAACGCGTGGTACCTGTCCCGGGCTTTACGCGCGATCTCGAAAGCCCAGGATCAAGGCCACGATCATGACGAGCGAATGTTGGTACTTGCGCGCCGGGGCGGCACGAACATTCTGGCGGTATTCGGCATGTTTCTGCCGTTCCTCGCGTGGCTCTTCGTCGTTTGCATCGCGGTGGTCGTGATCACGGTCGGACGCTGAGATAAAACGGTCCTCATTTCAACCAGCCGCGTAGCCAGGTCCAGAAACGATTCTTGGCTGCCACGGCTGGCGGATTGGGCTCGACCACCGGCGCCGCGTTTGTGATCTCATTGCTCGGGCTAATGACGCCGATCGTGACTTCGCCATCAGTGTAATAGCGGTCTCCCCCGCCGTTGCGCCCGTTAAGGGTGGGTCCCACTCCGGTGACCTGGAACGTACGCTGCAACTCGTGGGCGTTGGCGAGACTTTCGAGTACATGATCGCGCTCGGCGTCGACGTCCGGATCGATGTGGTGCGTGACCTGACCCGTGCGATGGCTGATTCCCACGCTCCGATCGAACGTGCCGGCCCCCAGCCAAATCGGCCGCCCGTCGTCGCTCGTCTGGTCACTTAGCCAGAACCGCACATGATGGCGTTCCTTGGCACTTTTGCCCACCAACTGCTCGAAAGCCAAATCCTGCTTGCGGCCCCACACGTACAGGCTGCTGACCGGGGCATCCTCGTATTTTCGATCCAGCACCACGCTCTCGGCGATATGCATGCTCGAGCGCATCGTGATCGC
Encoded here:
- a CDS encoding DUF2628 domain-containing protein, with product MAHLAEINDIENPFRSGAASLPVESLPVEAPVALPASVIEELRAFVGPSADYYLKAWDGRLRNAASEIRINWAAFLFPTFWFSYRKLYRQAVLVYMANLAISSIAIVVFMGILGTQRTPLAIGRLAIGFICGRYANAWYLSRALRAISKAQDQGHDHDERMLVLARRGGTNILAVFGMFLPFLAWLFVVCIAVVVITVGR
- a CDS encoding LssY C-terminal domain-containing protein; translated protein: MTPTASDAVKPAPRRMRRYAVRFSLVLGLYLLIAYLLVPLAWQHYEHQPNLADAPKITHTHTGIPGDPLNVGLVGTKEEVVRAVIAAGWHPADAITMRSSMHIAESVVLDRKYEDAPVSSLYVWGRKQDLAFEQLVGKSAKERHHVRFWLSDQTSDDGRPIWLGAGTFDRSVGISHRTGQVTHHIDPDVDAERDHVLESLANAHELQRTFQVTGVGPTLNGRNGGGDRYYTDGEVTIGVISPSNEITNAAPVVEPNPPAVAAKNRFWTWLRGWLK